The Salvelinus namaycush isolate Seneca chromosome 11, SaNama_1.0, whole genome shotgun sequence DNA window AATCTCAAACTACTAAAACAATCATCATGATGTGCTTGGAATGCCCCtctaaattaaggcagttatactaTGAACAATGTCAAACCTAAATATCTGTAGGCACAGGTTCTAACTTGCTAGATCCTAATGcaaactacactacatgaccaaaagtacctgctcgtcgaacatctcattccaaaattatgggcattaatatggagttggtcccccctttgctgctttaacagtgtaactaaggggcctagcccgaaacaCAAAAAAGCCCCATTAAAAacaaccattattcctcctccaccaaactttacagttggcactatgcatccgggcaggtagtgttctcatGATCCGCCAAACCGatattagtccgtcggactgacagatggtgaagcgtgattcatcacgccAGAGAACGATTTTCCTTTGCTCCAGATTCCAATTGCGGCtagctttacaccattccagccggcatttggcattgcgcatggtgatcttatgcttttgtgcacttacagttgaccggggcagctctggcAGGGCAGAGATTTGATggactaacttgttggaaaggtagcattctatgatggtgccacattgaaagtcactgagctcttcagtaagggcattctactgccaatgtttgtctatggagattgcatggctgttttctcgattttatacacctgtcagcaacagtgtggctgaaatagccgaatccactaatttgaaggggtgtccacatacttttgtatatatagtgtatttttgAGGGATTCACAGCCATCTATAGTTCATTGAACTGACTGAATATGTTAAGATTTGTATACATTGGCCACCAGGGGTCCAAAGATACAAAGACCACCAGGGGTCCATGGCAGAGTTTTAGTTTGGATTGTTCCTGCTCCCTTCAATAGTGTTCTTCACCAACGGATAGTAAGGGGTGCAGTCCCCCTTTCAAATACTAAGTGGTCTAAAAGGAAATAAGACAAATGGTCTAAAAGTGTAGTAaatatattgagagagagagaaatgaaattCTCAATCATTATGTACGTAAAAATGGTTGCGTTCGCTTCCCACGATGCAGTGCAATTGTACGTAACCAAATAttttctattatattgacaagacaGTCGAGTGactgctctaacaatggaaatacatgtccatgaagatggaaggcaggcggaAAGAGACGATATCTTGTGGGACCATACTAGCTAATAAGAGGGCAAATACGCGTGTGAACAACAGtcacaactccgatataaagttgttttttctAAGTTGCTGAAATCCCATGTGCGTCTACTTATATCAGTGCGTTCGTGACAATCAAACaattgaccaaattcgacacttgtCATAGACTTCCTTACAACAATTTCTCATTGGTAGTCTTAAATTCGTGGACAGATTTTGTGCGGAGTAAAccctctcgctttgcctcttcctctctgatataACTGGCTAGCCATCTTCTTGACAAGAGTAAGGTAGGCGCTGTTTGGAATGTCAGTTCCATGAAGTGGGAAATAGTGACAGTGTATTCTTGGTAATGTGTTTCAATTACCTTTTAAACAGTGTTAGTATTGAATAATTTTTAATTCGCAAGTCAAGAGGGGAGAGTAGACTTGATCCGCATGATGTCTTACATACTTGTCCCAACGTAGAGGAGTgttgtagctagcaagctagctagctagccaaccacGTTAGCTCTTTGAGTGGAGGGGTACGGGCCCGCCTCAGACTAAAGTAGCTCCTGCAGCTGGGGAGCTCTATCTGCGACAGCGGCCATCTGACAACTACGGAGTCGGGACATTACTTACTGGGCAGGCCGGTTCGGACGGATCAAAGCTTTGGATCAGTTATTTAATTGCTAGCTACTTCTATTGGCAAACGCCGCATTGCTTGAATTGAGAGGGTTGGTCTTCAATGTTATGAACTCGTAAAATGCaacaggagacgagaggaggtAGGATGACTTACTCGTCTTGATAATAGAATAACTGAAATCGATGCAAATACGCTGTTTCAGATAGCCATTTGTCGGCTGGTACTAGCCCACTCGCGTTTGACGCAGGATATTTAGACGAGTTGTAAACGCAGGCTCTCAAAATGTCTAAAATGCCGGCTAAAAAGAAGAGCTGTTTTCAGATCACAAGTGTGACACAGGCTCAGGTGGCGGCCAGCAGTGCCACGGATGACACAGAGAGCCTGGACGACCCAGACGAATCACGGACTGAAGACGTGTCTTCGGAAATATTCGACATGTCCCGGGCTGACTACGAGCCGGAGGTATGTGATCGAAGTTCATCTGAGGAAACCCTAAACCATGTAGGGGAGCAAGAGGCACCTGGCGTTATACCTCAAGTTGGGCAGCTACCTGCAATGTCGGGTCCCCCAAATGAGTGTTTTGCTATTCGAAAGGTGGGAGTGGCAGGCTCTCATGTTAGCCAGCAAACTCTGGGAACTGGTTCCTCAAGCGGCCTCCCTAGTATCGCTCAGTCCAGGCTCATGCAACAGCCTGCCCCAGTGACCAGTGGGGTGGCTACCAACGTGTCAGTGAGCACATCTCAGCCAATAGTGACTAGTTCAACCCCTACTTCTACGACGTCGACAACAAGTTGCAGTTCACGCTTCAGGGTCATCAAACTTGACCATGGTACTGGAGAGCCCTTCAGAAGGGGCCGATGGACTTGCACAGAGTTCTATGAGAAAGACTCGGAGGGTAACACAGTGGTTAACAGGACTGCGGATAACATTAGGCATGCCAATGCGTTGGACCCCAGCGCCGACAAGGACAGCGGGCTGGGGTTGACAGGTGGTTCGGTGGTCGCACCGGCGACTCTCTCAGGTCAGGGCCTAGACTCTATAGTGGATGCTGCTGCACTTAGTGCCTCGCACATTCCCCCAGTGGACACACTGCTGCAGCAGCTCCACCACCAAAACTACAACATGGGGCAGCCTGGAACAGCCACATCCAACGCTTTCCCCACCAACAAACCCATGGCTGTCTCAGTTAAGCAGCCAGCTCTGGGCACTATCCAACCCGCTGCCCTCCAGAACCTCCTTGTGGGGTTCAACGGTCTGCCTCAAACTGGCATCCACATACAGAAATTTCATAGTGTGCCCCCGGCAGCCCAGACCCAGCCGCTGGCTTACCCTCTCCAGCAGCAGCAACCCATGCTACAGCATCTTCCACTGGGACACCATCTATCCAACCAACCCCCAGGCCTGCCCCAGAACCAGGCTGACtactaccaacaccaccaacCTGTCATGGAGGCAGTGGCGTCGGCTGGCCAGACCCTTTCCATGGCCAGCCTCTCCGTGGGACAACCTATGGGTCAGGGCCCATCGCCGGTCATGACTCCCGCCGCCGGGGTGCCGATGCAGGGCCAGGTAGGGGAGTTGGCAGCAGCGGGGGGAGGTGTCTCTTTACCCCTTAGTCAGCCAGCTCCAGGCTTGATGGGTGCAGGTATTGGAGGTGTTGGGGCCTCCATGCTGCTGGGCAGATCCTCTACCCTGCAGCAGCCTGTGTGTCAGTACGCCCCCACAGGGATGCCTCAGCCCCTCGGGCTCCACTCCATGCCCCCCAGTGCCCAAAACGTGCCTACCGCCGTCGTAGCCGTGACCACCAGCATTGCCGGCATGCCCACCACTGTTCCCAGTGCCTCCAACACCGCTGCAGCAGTCCCTGCCACCATGTCAAACCTGACCGGCTTCTTGTTGCCCGGGCAACAGGCCCGCAATGGCGGGGGGGTGCAGGACCTCTTGGCTGCCGGGTTTGACCAGGTGGAGGAGGGCAGTAGGAAGGTGGAGGTCCTCGCGGCAGCTCAGCCTCCCGCCATCGCTGAGAAAAACCTGTTGAAGACCCCAGAGGGCCTGCATCAGGCCGACAACCCCTCTGTGAACAGCCTGTTTGGAATACCCATACAAATGGACTGGGACGAGGACAGGTAAGGCCCCACCACCATCGTTCACCCTGTTACAGTTCACCATAGAAGGGAATAACCTAGCTAGAAAGTCAACTAAATGCTGTCAGGCAACATACTATGGACTCTCAGGGGCAGAGCCATTCAGATACATGACTTAGGCCTAGCctaaaattgccaaagactccagtcacccaaaccatagactgttcactctttTACCATCCGGCAAACGGACCAACAGGCtttgagacagcttctacccccaagccataagactgctaaatggtCAATTAATGGTACCCGAACTGTCTGTACTGACTCTCCATCTTGCGCTGTCCTTATggacactcactagactatatatacacactcacacactacattgacactcccacacaaaacccacacacattcaaaTACACCAcatacatccacacacacataccgacaacacaaatgcacacattacacacacgcacgcacactcatttgctgctgctactctgttctttattttagtcttatctatcctgatgcctagtcactttaccttgCATTCATGTCTGTCTCTAATACtttacctctgcacattgatctggtactggtactccctgtatacatcTCCATTCTTGTGCATTTAATTgtattcctcgtgtcactattttaattgtattatttttaaaccgcatcgttgggaagggctcgtaggCAAGCATTTGtactacacccgttgtattcatGTTAaaattcaatttgatttgattagctaTAGCGAAACAATAGCTCAATCTCCTTGGTTGAGGTATAAATCATTTTGGTACGGTTTTTCTCTGTAAGCAGTACAATTGGCAGGTTTTATATCGGTGTAGAAAAACAACATTGCAGCTGTGGAGTGGTTTTATAAAGTGCAGGGGGTGTGCGTTCACATGGGGGAGGGTCTGTTTTGAAATTGTGGCAGCCAGCTCTCTGGacacacagtgcatttggaaagtattcagaccctttgactttttccacattttgttacgttacagccttattcaaaaatgtattgtcatttttttccctcaatctacacacaataccgcataatgacaaagcaaaaataggtttttagaaacggaaatatcacatttacctaagtattcagaccttttactcagtactttgttgctcgcctttggcagtgattatagcctcgagtctacttgggcatgacgctacaagcttggcacacctgtatttggggagtttcttccattctctgcagatcctctcaagttctgtcaggttggatggggaccgtcgctgcacagctatcttCAGGTTTCTCCAaagatgttcaagtccgggctctggctgggccactcaaggacttctagacttgtcccgaagcccctcccgcattgtcttggttgtgtgcttaggttcattgtcctgttggaaggtgaacctttgcacaagtctgaggtcctgaactctctggagcaggttttcagcaAGGGTCTttcagtactttgctccgttcatctttccctcgatccagactagtctcccagtccctgctgctgaaaaacattcccacagcatgatgttgccaccaccatgcttcaccgtagggatggtgccatgtttttttccccagacgtgacacttggcattaaggtcaaagagttcaatcttggttttcatcagaccagagagtgttgtttctcatggtcagagtcctatggtggccttttggcaaaccccaagcgttactgaagagtggcttccgtctggccactctaccataaaggcctgatgggtggagtgctgcagagatggttgtccttctggaaggttctcccatctccacagaggaactctggagctctgtcagagtgactatcgggttcttggtcacctccctgaccaagacccttctcccccaattgctctcTAGCTACAATGTTATCTTCAACCTAGCAtgtattttagctagctagctagctgctctgCAGTGCAAGCTAGCTTGACTTGCTATAAAGTTTGAGAAACAAGTTGAGGAAAAAGTAATTAAACAACTTTTTGTATTATCACCTGAAACTGTATTTATCCTGGCATGAATGAGAAGTTCATATTTTCTAATCTCCCAAAAATACATGTGATCTCTGACGAGAGACTCTCCTTCCATCTTGCATTAAACACTTGTCCGTTCAGTAGCGGGACAAGACTCCATGAAGATGACGTAAGGCATAATGAAATATGTCACGATGTACATGGGTCAATTATAGAGTTAAGAAATCAGCATTTTCAAAACGCAGACCATCAAATCTGCATTTTTAAACCTTTTGACTTGAATGTTTACATTGAAATTAAAGAGTGACTTTTTTGTCTGATCAGGGGCATGCAACTAGGACTGAccccttttttaaaatgttttaaccGACTGGTCGATTATGtagtcgataggctgttggtcgacctaGATTTCGCTAGTTGAGCAGTCACAAAAAATTTTATGGTGCACACGATACCTGTCTGATTCacacctgtctgagtggactaatccattgcggaggctgTGGGGATGTCACTGTCACTTttgtgctactgaaattgtatatgtttatattatgtaagaacaatggtgcaactaataaaaaatataattttatatcATGCTTTCTCTTGCCTTTAGAGCGgtcgctgtccatggttctgaaacgCCAGTGCGCTGTTGAATTGGTACCTTAttcatgttgctatgtgcataatagcgaAGTTAACCAgtatattggtgttgagaacaatacGGAGGAGGTAGAATTAGGAGACAggaaaacagcccttgccttaattgtctaagaaaattGAGGAGAGGGGAAAccccaacttaattaggtctaatcaatagcctaactgttaaatgtgcctgacTTTAAGTcatccatatacagtaccagtcaaaagtttggacacacctactcattcaagggtttttctttatttttactatggtctacattgttgaataatagtgaagacatcaaaactatgaaataacatatattgaatcatgtagtaacaaaaaataGATTattgaaagtagccaccctttgccttgatggcagctttgcacacacttggcattctctcaagcagcttcatgaggaatgcctTTACAACAGTCttggaaggagttcccacaaatgctaaGCGCTTGTCTGTTTTTCcttaactctgcggtccaactcatcccaaaccatctcaattgggttgaggtcggtggattgttggaggccaggtcatctgatgcagcactccatcactctccttggtcaaatagcccttaccagcctggatgtgtgttgggtcattgtcctgttggaaaaacaaatgatagtcccactaagcgcaaaccagatgatggcatatcactgcagaatgctgtggtagccatgctggttaagtgtgccttgaattctaaataaatcactgacagtgttaccagtaaagcacccccacaccaccaaccaaaaatctcaaatttggactcatcagaccaaaggacagatttccaccagtctaatgtccattgctcgtgtttcatggacaagcaagtctcttcttcttattggtgtcctgtagtagtggtttctttgcaatttgaccatgaaggcctgattcacgcagtctctgaacagttgatgttgagatgtctgttaattgagctctgtgaagcatttatttgggctgcaatttctgaggctggtaactttttaatgaacttatcctctgcagcagaagtaactctgggtcttcctttcctgtggtggtcctcatgagagtcagtttcatcatagcgcttgatggcttttgcgactgcactttaagaaactttcaaagttcctgAAATGTTAAGAATTGAAGGGTCATGTCGTTAAGTAATAATGgacttttaataaggcacacctgtaaatttaaatgcattccaggtgactacctcatgaagctggttgagagaatgccaagagtgtgcaaagctgttatcaaggcaaagggtggctactttgaagaatctcatatgaTCATATCATTATATTAATAATGTCGTTGTCATTCTTAGGGTTAGTATAGTAGCCTTgcataaccaccatcgagctgtaGGCCTTATGAGTgcatcctgtttagtcttaataccgtaacttacttaggcctaaatctctctctctctatatatatatatgagagagagacatttaTATGCTACTGTATCAATATTATCACACAGTATACAagtcattcatgatttgaaatgTAATCAAGCATTTTACTTTTAAAATGAAATTATGAAGGGACCCTTGAATAATTAgtgtaaacaataaataaacctTTCCATGTTGGCAGTTGCATTAACAAATGCATGCTACTGGTTTTagtctgtaataaaggctttacaacgCAAATTTTTAAACTGGTAGTTTTATAATTTAgtgtttacattgttccaaacagtccccaattttttttttttaaataaaattgtaATCTAACCTGTTTTGCACACAATATGCAACCAGCGCTTGCTCCTTACCTTCCTCCTTTTTCTTTATCTCCAGTAGTTTCCACAACTAAATCAAATCtattccacacatctgacttcccctttccctcctgCACCCAGTAAATATTTCCCTGTTTTTTTCGAGTTTATTTTTCATGTCCTccgcatccattttgctgtcatGTGATgggagagcaagggttgagggaatagggaatgttaTTTTCTAAACAAAATGGGTTTTTTGATATCAAATCAATTGTGGTCGGACTCTCTCTAGTTATTTGTGTCTTAAATATTTAATCTAACAGtgcgcttaaagcatcagacaagctcagtccATATAGTGGATTTTATTAAAACACGTAGGGTGTGTCTACATatagaaaaatgtgttttaaaaatgttggctaatcaaagtttttttttttttgagtcgGATAGCTGTACATGCAACAACAGTATTCCTTCACAGAAAATGCATTAGTGCACCACATTCGGcagaaaatagcttcattttcatcagatgacaacagaagtgcaacgctATTTGGCTAGTCTTTTTATTTCTGTTGATCATAGAAGGAATGCAGCCAGCTACATTTCACAATGTTTTGCTTGAAGTTAAACTGGTGTTTTACctgagaaaagtagctacacatcagtcagagtgctgtctacTTATAAAAATGAATTCTCATCCGAGTGTAGACGTGCAACTGAGCACAAAATGAGTCTGATGCcaagcagaaattacaataagaagcattttagatctgcgttgaaaaaacgcagcaagatatttCTTATGCGTTTTgtaattttgttgttgttgtggaatTCTGCATTaagctgcatcccgctaccgggatcgatatgaaa harbors:
- the LOC120055756 gene encoding TSC22 domain family protein 2-like, which produces MSKMPAKKKSCFQITSVTQAQVAASSATDDTESLDDPDESRTEDVSSEIFDMSRADYEPEVCDRSSSEETLNHVGEQEAPGVIPQVGQLPAMSGPPNECFAIRKVGVAGSHVSQQTLGTGSSSGLPSIAQSRLMQQPAPVTSGVATNVSVSTSQPIVTSSTPTSTTSTTSCSSRFRVIKLDHGTGEPFRRGRWTCTEFYEKDSEGNTVVNRTADNIRHANALDPSADKDSGLGLTGGSVVAPATLSGQGLDSIVDAAALSASHIPPVDTLLQQLHHQNYNMGQPGTATSNAFPTNKPMAVSVKQPALGTIQPAALQNLLVGFNGLPQTGIHIQKFHSVPPAAQTQPLAYPLQQQQPMLQHLPLGHHLSNQPPGLPQNQADYYQHHQPVMEAVASAGQTLSMASLSVGQPMGQGPSPVMTPAAGVPMQGQVGELAAAGGGVSLPLSQPAPGLMGAGIGGVGASMLLGRSSTLQQPVCQYAPTGMPQPLGLHSMPPSAQNVPTAVVAVTTSIAGMPTTVPSASNTAAAVPATMSNLTGFLLPGQQARNGGGVQDLLAAGFDQVEEGSRKVEVLAAAQPPAIAEKNLLKTPEGLHQADNPSVNSLFGIPIQMDWDEDSASGASVVAIDNKIEQAMDLVKSHLMYAVREEVEVLKEQIKELFERNSMLERENAVLKSLANSDQLSQLSVRPADTNSSCSTPPQQGVGQGQPQLHAPPQAQLQTQPLQAQSQQLQTQPQVLLQLQSQQLQPLSQPQLQLDTSQPPPSQQPQPNVNSA